The Bacillus carboniphilus genome contains a region encoding:
- a CDS encoding DUF5344 family protein: MTNIKLDYGMVIKQLEEIEGMVQRLEGSLSCYSVGVNQFPFIEQWDEREDSINQLVRQYKEEVLKSIDDTKANVQLIKDQDEAIKRKAEAPV; the protein is encoded by the coding sequence ATGACAAACATTAAATTAGACTATGGAATGGTCATCAAACAGTTAGAGGAGATCGAGGGGATGGTTCAGAGGCTAGAAGGTTCTCTTTCTTGTTATTCCGTTGGAGTCAACCAATTTCCATTTATCGAACAGTGGGACGAACGAGAAGACTCCATAAACCAACTTGTCCGTCAATATAAAGAAGAAGTTTTAAAAAGTATCGATGACACAAAAGCCAATGTTCAGTTAATCAAAGATCAAGACGAAGCCATCAAAAGAAAAGCGGAAGCGCCTGTATAG
- a CDS encoding YwqH-like family protein gives MGYSDFLHSFSNQISGQSKNIQEDISRLGKAKKKLQEEQSLAFNEMKQIERPELGPQWTGDHSVTFDDERAAAYEEMDRIVNHKIDDYGWEIDSKINQLTLQKGALGFASTLTDQIGDLLEVGEDAFDAIEDKFAQIRKVLF, from the coding sequence ATGGGATATTCAGATTTTCTCCACTCTTTTTCGAACCAAATAAGTGGACAGTCAAAGAATATTCAGGAAGATATTTCAAGATTGGGAAAGGCGAAGAAAAAACTTCAAGAAGAACAAAGTTTAGCTTTCAATGAAATGAAACAAATTGAGCGTCCTGAGCTAGGCCCTCAATGGACGGGTGACCATTCTGTGACCTTTGATGATGAAAGAGCAGCCGCTTATGAAGAAATGGACCGAATTGTGAATCACAAAATCGATGATTATGGCTGGGAAATCGATTCGAAAATTAATCAATTAACGCTTCAAAAGGGTGCACTTGGCTTTGCGAGTACCTTGACCGATCAAATTGGCGACTTATTAGAGGTAGGTGAAGACGCCTTTGATGCCATTGAAGATAAATTTGCTCAAATTCGAAAGGTGTTATTTTAA